From the Butyrivibrio fibrisolvens genome, one window contains:
- the ispH gene encoding 4-hydroxy-3-methylbut-2-enyl diphosphate reductase: MEVILAEHAGFCFGVKKAVDTVYEQVEHKDKKIYTYGPIIHNEEVVKDLESKGVEVVNNVDDLSNVSEDGTIVIRAHGIPRETEEKIKQKGISYVDATCPFVKRIHRIVDEESQKGRTIVITGNAKHPEVEGIVSWANGPVYVIESLEDAQKFALPVETELTLVSQTTFNYKKFKDVVEIFNGKGYNINIVNTICNATQERQTEAEKIAAEADAMIVIGGTSSSNTRKLYEICSGKCKHTYFVQTVDDLPKDFPEGIYKVGITAGASTPKNIIEEVQTYVRTGTDI; this comes from the coding sequence ATGGAAGTAATCTTAGCTGAACATGCAGGATTTTGCTTTGGTGTTAAGAAAGCTGTTGACACTGTATATGAGCAGGTAGAGCATAAAGATAAGAAAATTTATACATACGGTCCTATAATTCATAACGAAGAAGTTGTAAAGGACTTAGAGAGTAAAGGCGTTGAAGTTGTAAATAATGTAGATGACCTTTCAAATGTGTCAGAAGATGGTACAATAGTTATAAGGGCACATGGGATCCCTAGGGAAACTGAGGAGAAGATCAAGCAAAAAGGTATCTCTTACGTAGATGCTACTTGTCCTTTTGTAAAGAGAATACACAGGATAGTTGATGAGGAAAGTCAAAAAGGAAGAACCATTGTCATAACAGGTAATGCAAAACATCCTGAAGTTGAGGGTATCGTGTCATGGGCAAATGGACCGGTTTATGTAATCGAGAGCCTTGAAGATGCCCAGAAATTCGCACTTCCTGTGGAAACGGAGCTTACACTCGTCTCTCAGACAACATTTAATTACAAAAAATTTAAAGATGTAGTTGAAATTTTCAATGGCAAAGGCTACAATATTAATATTGTGAATACTATCTGTAATGCTACACAAGAGAGACAGACCGAAGCAGAAAAAATTGCTGCTGAGGCTGATGCCATGATAGTAATCGGTGGAACATCAAGTTCCAACACACGGAAACTGTATGAGATTTGCTCCGGCAAATGTAAGCATACATATTTCGTACAAACAGTAGATGACTTACCCAAGGATTTTCCTGAGGGTATATATAAAGTGGGAATTACCGCTGGGGCGTCAACCCCGAAGAATATTATTGAGGAGGTTCAGACATATGTCAGAACAGGAACAGACATTTGA